Proteins encoded together in one Paracoccus sp. SMMA_5_TC window:
- a CDS encoding NAD(P)-dependent oxidoreductase has product MATQKMLRFVSIPREMPEKRDATARSEDFHEIYREFADAKAREQASRCSQCGVPYCQSHCPLHNNIPDWLRLTAEGRLQEAYARSQETNTFPEICGRICPQDRLCEGNCVIEQSGHGTVTIGAIEKYITDTAWENGWVQPATPVQERPESVGIIGAGPGGLAAAERLRRLGFQVTVYDRHDRAGGLLIYGIPGFKLEKDVVERRTRLLIDSGVEFVLNTDVGRDISFDAIRGRHDAVLIATGVYKTRDLDIDNAAAKGVVRALDYLTASNRVDLGDDIPDYEDGELNARGKRVVVIGGGDTAMDCVRTAIRQGAQSVKCLYRRDRANMPGSQREVQNAEEEGVEFVWLSAPGAFSGHVTGEARTAQERDVDDTGEVPTISAVRVQRMRLGAPDVSGRQSPELIEGADYDEPADLVIKALGFEPEDLPRLWGVEGLEVTRWGTIRADYQTHQTSLPGVFAVGDIVRGASLVVWAIRDGREAADSIASYLSGAARVAAE; this is encoded by the coding sequence ATGGCCACGCAAAAAATGCTCAGATTCGTCTCGATACCGCGCGAGATGCCCGAGAAGCGCGATGCCACCGCGCGGTCCGAGGATTTTCACGAAATCTACCGCGAATTTGCCGATGCCAAGGCCCGCGAGCAGGCCAGCCGGTGCAGCCAGTGCGGCGTGCCCTATTGTCAAAGCCATTGCCCGCTGCACAACAACATCCCCGACTGGCTGCGCCTGACGGCCGAGGGCCGGTTGCAGGAAGCCTATGCCCGCAGCCAGGAAACCAATACCTTCCCCGAGATCTGCGGCCGCATCTGCCCGCAGGACCGGCTGTGCGAAGGCAATTGCGTCATCGAGCAATCCGGCCACGGCACCGTCACCATCGGCGCCATCGAAAAATACATCACCGACACAGCCTGGGAAAACGGCTGGGTGCAGCCGGCGACCCCGGTGCAGGAACGTCCCGAGTCGGTCGGCATCATCGGCGCCGGCCCGGGCGGGCTGGCAGCGGCCGAGCGCCTGCGGCGCCTGGGCTTTCAGGTCACCGTCTATGACCGCCATGATCGCGCCGGCGGGCTGCTGATCTATGGCATCCCGGGTTTCAAGCTGGAAAAGGACGTTGTCGAACGCCGCACCCGTCTGCTGATCGACAGCGGCGTGGAATTCGTGCTGAACACCGATGTCGGCCGGGACATCAGCTTTGACGCCATCCGCGGCCGGCATGACGCGGTGCTGATCGCGACAGGCGTCTACAAGACCCGCGATCTCGACATCGACAATGCCGCCGCCAAGGGGGTGGTGCGCGCGCTGGACTACCTGACCGCCTCGAACCGGGTCGATCTGGGCGACGATATCCCCGATTACGAGGACGGCGAGCTGAACGCCCGCGGCAAGCGCGTGGTCGTGATCGGTGGCGGCGATACGGCGATGGATTGCGTGCGCACCGCCATTCGCCAGGGCGCACAATCGGTCAAATGCCTGTATCGCCGCGACCGCGCCAACATGCCCGGCAGCCAGCGCGAGGTCCAGAACGCCGAGGAAGAGGGCGTCGAATTCGTGTGGCTGTCGGCGCCGGGCGCCTTCAGCGGCCATGTCACCGGCGAGGCCCGCACCGCCCAGGAACGCGACGTGGACGACACCGGCGAGGTGCCGACCATCAGCGCGGTGCGGGTGCAGCGCATGCGTCTGGGGGCACCTGATGTCAGCGGTCGGCAGTCGCCCGAACTGATCGAAGGCGCCGATTACGACGAGCCGGCGGATCTGGTCATCAAGGCCCTGGGCTTCGAGCCAGAGGATCTGCCGCGCCTGTGGGGGGTCGAAGGGCTCGAAGTCACGCGCTGGGGCACGATCCGCGCCGACTATCAGACCCATCAGACCAGCCTGCCGGGCGTCTTTGCCGTGGGCGACATCGTGCGCGGGGCCAGCCTGGTCGTCTGGGCGATCCGCGACGGGCGCGAGGCCGCCGACAGCATCGCCAGCTATCTGTCGGGCGCGGCCCGTGTCGCTGCCGAATAG
- a CDS encoding PP2C family protein-serine/threonine phosphatase, with the protein MGYTHAMMILDATAVTSIPQNSRLVLLVDDSRAQRRTLAVQLIRAGYHVVEAASIDEALAICQERRPDIVISDWMPGSAGLEFCRRFREMQSDRYGYFILLTSRNDKKDVTAGLRAGADEFLTKPVSGAELLARLSASERILRMEEHLRNANAQLNDTLTRLRETQAAIDRDLREAQRLQQGLVRERQGHFGDFDLSLLMRPAGHIGGDLVGFFPITAQRVGIFALDVAGHGVAAALLSARLAALLSVSPDHNIALRQTDRGETDGHPPAEVLRMLNALMLDEIRTDSYFTMVYGDLDHTTGRLRLAQAGHPYPILQRHNGTIERIGRGGLPVGVFPNADYEEVQLDLAPGDRLFITSDGLIEAENPRGEPLGEEGLEAILRINASLHGDALLESICWSAMNYAGGQRSDDISIVLVARRPGAPG; encoded by the coding sequence TTGGGCTACACCCATGCCATGATGATCCTGGACGCCACGGCTGTGACCTCGATTCCGCAGAACTCGCGGCTAGTTCTGCTGGTCGACGACAGTCGGGCACAGCGGCGGACGCTGGCGGTGCAACTGATCCGCGCCGGCTATCATGTCGTCGAAGCCGCCAGCATCGACGAGGCGCTGGCGATCTGCCAGGAGCGCCGACCCGATATCGTGATCTCGGACTGGATGCCGGGCAGTGCGGGGCTGGAATTCTGCCGCCGCTTTCGCGAGATGCAGTCGGACCGCTATGGCTATTTCATCCTGCTGACATCGCGCAACGACAAGAAGGACGTGACCGCAGGATTGCGCGCGGGGGCCGACGAATTCCTGACCAAGCCGGTGTCGGGGGCCGAACTGCTGGCGCGGCTGTCGGCCAGCGAACGCATCCTGCGGATGGAAGAGCATCTGCGCAATGCCAATGCCCAGCTCAACGACACGCTGACGCGGCTGCGCGAAACCCAAGCGGCCATCGACCGCGACCTGCGCGAGGCGCAGCGCCTGCAACAGGGGCTGGTGCGCGAACGCCAGGGTCATTTCGGCGATTTCGACCTGTCGCTGCTGATGCGCCCAGCCGGACATATCGGCGGCGATCTGGTCGGCTTCTTTCCCATCACGGCGCAGCGTGTGGGAATCTTCGCGCTGGATGTCGCGGGGCATGGCGTGGCCGCCGCGCTGCTCAGCGCGCGGCTGGCAGCATTGCTGTCGGTATCGCCCGATCACAATATCGCGCTGCGCCAGACCGATCGCGGCGAGACCGACGGCCACCCCCCGGCCGAGGTGCTGCGCATGCTCAATGCGCTGATGCTCGACGAAATCCGGACCGATTCCTACTTCACCATGGTCTATGGCGACCTTGACCACACGACCGGACGGCTGCGGCTGGCTCAGGCGGGGCACCCCTACCCGATCCTGCAGCGCCACAACGGCACCATCGAGCGCATCGGTCGCGGAGGCTTGCCCGTGGGCGTGTTCCCCAACGCGGATTACGAAGAGGTGCAGCTGGATCTTGCCCCCGGGGATCGCCTTTTCATTACCTCCGACGGTTTGATCGAGGCAGAGAATCCGCGTGGCGAGCCCTTGGGCGAAGAGGGGCTAGAGGCGATCCTGCGCATCAATGCCAGCCTGCATGGCGACGCGCTGCTGGAATCGATCTGCTGGTCGGCGATGAACTATGCCGGCGGGCAGCGCAGCGACGATATCTCGATCGTTCTGGTCGCCCGTCGTCCCGGCGCGCCGGGCTAG
- a CDS encoding complex I NDUFA9 subunit family protein translates to MSAPKLVTIYGGSGFLGRQIARIMAAEGWRVRVAVRRPNLAGVVRTYGNPGQVEPVPCNVRDDVSVAACMAEADAVINCVGILVREGKNTFDAIHEEAAGRIARISAETGVAHMVHVSALGADPDSPSRYAASKARGEAEVLRYRPDAVILRPSVIFGSDDNFYNRIAAMTRLGPVLVVPGADTPLQPVYVIDVARAAAMGAKGEAAPGIYELGGPEILTMRQIARQVLEATGRRRLILGLPHALAGLMGGVLDAVQVVSGGLLTNRIITRDQTRSLRQPNTVGSGVKTFADLGIVPTSAPAVIGDYLWRFRPAGQYEAITASAKNLRSN, encoded by the coding sequence ATGTCGGCACCCAAGCTTGTCACGATCTACGGCGGCTCTGGTTTCCTGGGCCGGCAGATCGCCCGCATCATGGCCGCCGAGGGCTGGCGCGTGCGCGTTGCCGTCCGCCGCCCCAACCTGGCGGGCGTTGTGCGCACCTATGGCAATCCCGGTCAGGTCGAGCCGGTCCCCTGCAATGTGCGCGACGATGTGTCCGTTGCCGCCTGCATGGCCGAAGCCGATGCCGTCATCAATTGCGTGGGCATCCTGGTGCGCGAGGGCAAGAATACCTTCGACGCCATTCACGAAGAAGCCGCAGGACGCATCGCCCGGATTTCCGCCGAAACCGGCGTCGCGCATATGGTGCATGTCTCGGCCTTGGGCGCCGATCCCGATTCGCCCAGCCGCTATGCCGCCTCCAAGGCACGGGGCGAGGCCGAGGTGCTGCGTTATCGCCCCGATGCGGTGATCCTGCGGCCTTCGGTCATTTTCGGTTCCGACGACAACTTCTACAACCGCATCGCCGCGATGACGCGACTGGGGCCGGTGCTGGTCGTCCCGGGCGCCGATACACCTTTGCAGCCGGTCTATGTGATCGATGTCGCGCGTGCCGCCGCCATGGGCGCCAAGGGCGAGGCTGCCCCCGGCATCTACGAACTGGGCGGCCCCGAGATCCTGACCATGCGCCAGATCGCCCGGCAGGTTCTTGAGGCAACCGGACGCCGGCGCCTGATCCTGGGCCTGCCGCACGCCCTTGCCGGACTGATGGGGGGGGTGCTGGATGCCGTGCAGGTGGTGTCGGGCGGTCTGCTGACCAATCGCATCATCACCCGTGACCAGACGCGCAGCCTACGCCAGCCGAACACCGTCGGCAGCGGCGTCAAGACCTTCGCCGATCTGGGAATCGTGCCGACCTCGGCGCCTGCGGTCATCGGCGACTATCTGTGGCGCTTCCGTCCCGCGGGTCAGTATGAGGCCATTACCGCCTCGGCCAAGAACCTGCGCAGCAACTGA
- a CDS encoding GMC oxidoreductase, whose product MDDIRARDWDAIVIGTGIGGGTAGRRLAEAGLSVLFVEKGPDLGDTAMPALNMDARQPADRLARGAWPRLLEAELDGRWYELDGMIGAGVGGTSAYYAATLERPERHDLDDSPEQPHPTGGWPVGYDAMEPWFRLAEDYFHINGEADPLAPNGACLRPPAQPLTASDAALMDQLRRSGLHPYRTHMAARFLPGCESCFGRRCPRRCKMDGRSAGVLPALETGRAALLDRCSVIRIEADAQGVTGLLCQRDGHRFTLRARRYVLAAGGLGSPALLLHSASDLWPQGLGNRNGLVGRNLMFHLSEIIAIWAGHGRQNEGPSRSISLRDLYFMGGQRFGTVQSMGLSAGYGEILHSLNGHFDQSRLRRLRPLRHGLRLPALAAARLLGRAKLFVGVLEDLPYLHNRLLPDPADPERLRFHYDISDELRQRRAAFRKAIRAAFRPHRALFMGAAPQLNFAHPCGTLRFGDDPNTSVLDRDCRMHGLSNLYVADSSFMPTSNGVNPSLTIAANALRVADRLAQGLHARLAAGGQLGY is encoded by the coding sequence ATGGACGACATCAGAGCCCGCGATTGGGATGCGATCGTCATCGGCACCGGTATCGGCGGCGGCACTGCGGGGCGCAGGCTGGCCGAAGCCGGGCTTTCGGTGCTGTTTGTGGAAAAGGGCCCAGATCTGGGCGACACGGCGATGCCTGCGCTGAACATGGATGCGCGCCAGCCGGCAGATCGCCTGGCCCGGGGGGCCTGGCCGCGGTTGCTCGAGGCCGAACTCGACGGCCGCTGGTATGAGCTGGACGGCATGATCGGCGCCGGCGTCGGCGGCACCTCGGCCTATTACGCCGCTACGCTGGAGCGCCCCGAACGGCATGATCTGGACGATTCGCCGGAACAACCGCATCCGACGGGCGGCTGGCCCGTGGGCTATGATGCGATGGAGCCCTGGTTCCGCCTGGCCGAGGACTATTTTCACATCAACGGCGAGGCCGATCCCCTGGCCCCGAACGGCGCCTGCCTGCGCCCGCCGGCACAGCCGCTGACCGCCTCGGACGCGGCGCTGATGGACCAGCTAAGACGGTCGGGGCTGCATCCGTATCGGACGCATATGGCGGCGCGCTTTCTGCCCGGTTGCGAAAGCTGCTTCGGCCGCCGCTGCCCGCGGCGCTGCAAGATGGACGGGCGATCGGCCGGCGTGCTGCCCGCGCTTGAGACCGGGCGCGCGGCGTTGCTGGACCGCTGTTCCGTCATCAGGATCGAGGCCGATGCCCAGGGCGTCACCGGACTGCTCTGCCAGCGCGACGGGCATCGCTTCACCCTGCGGGCGCGCCGGTATGTGCTGGCCGCGGGCGGGCTGGGTTCGCCGGCGCTGCTGCTGCATTCCGCCAGCGATCTGTGGCCGCAGGGCCTGGGCAATCGCAACGGTCTGGTCGGACGCAACCTGATGTTCCACCTCAGCGAGATCATCGCCATATGGGCCGGCCATGGGCGGCAGAACGAAGGGCCGTCCCGCTCGATCAGCCTGCGCGATCTGTATTTCATGGGCGGCCAGCGTTTCGGCACCGTGCAGTCGATGGGCCTCAGCGCCGGTTACGGCGAAATCCTGCATTCGTTGAACGGGCATTTCGACCAGTCGCGGCTGCGGCGGCTGCGGCCGCTGCGGCACGGATTGCGGCTGCCGGCGCTGGCGGCGGCGCGGCTGCTCGGCCGGGCAAAGCTGTTTGTCGGCGTGCTCGAGGATCTGCCCTATCTGCACAATCGCCTGCTGCCCGATCCCGCCGATCCCGAAAGGCTGCGCTTTCATTACGACATATCGGACGAGCTGCGCCAGCGTCGCGCCGCCTTTCGCAAGGCGATCCGCGCCGCCTTCCGGCCGCACCGGGCCCTGTTCATGGGCGCCGCGCCACAGCTGAACTTTGCCCATCCCTGCGGCACGCTGCGCTTTGGCGACGACCCGAACACAAGTGTGCTGGACCGCGATTGCCGGATGCACGGCCTGTCGAACCTCTATGTGGCCGATTCGTCCTTCATGCCGACCTCGAACGGGGTCAATCCCAGCCTGACGATCGCCGCCAATGCGCTGCGCGTGGCGGACCGGCTGGCGCAGGGCCTGCACGCCCGGCTTGCCGCTGGCGGCCAGCTTGGCTATTGA
- a CDS encoding Hpt domain-containing protein: MLDWDRIKELREEVGDDEFQLILELFLDEVEGVMMRLSRRDPARLETDLHFLKGCAANLGFAEFGRLCDRAEQHAAARDCDNICINELLRVYSESKQMLMRDMQAGQTRRQTPRRA; this comes from the coding sequence ATGCTGGACTGGGACCGCATCAAAGAACTGCGCGAAGAGGTTGGCGACGACGAGTTCCAGCTGATCCTGGAACTGTTTCTCGACGAAGTCGAAGGCGTGATGATGCGCCTGTCGCGTCGTGATCCGGCGCGGCTTGAAACGGACCTGCATTTCCTCAAGGGCTGCGCGGCAAACCTGGGTTTTGCAGAATTCGGGCGTCTTTGCGATCGGGCCGAACAGCATGCAGCGGCGCGCGATTGCGACAACATCTGCATCAACGAACTGTTGCGGGTCTATTCCGAATCGAAACAGATGCTGATGCGGGATATGCAGGCAGGGCAGACGCGTCGTCAGACGCCGCGCCGCGCCTGA
- a CDS encoding NUDIX domain-containing protein: MIRRYGPPPQRQRYRLRPGVYGLLLRGGRALLTLQHQPQPEYQLPGGGIDSGESQLVALHREVAEETGWTLGNARHLGTYRRFCFMPEYGLWAEKLCHVWLARPILRRGPPMEPHHSAHWVALGDVADLLADPGARALVSWLLAR; the protein is encoded by the coding sequence ATGATCCGCCGATACGGACCCCCGCCCCAAAGACAGCGTTACCGGCTGCGCCCCGGCGTCTATGGCCTGTTGCTGCGCGGCGGGCGGGCGCTGCTGACGCTGCAGCACCAGCCCCAGCCCGAGTATCAGCTGCCCGGCGGCGGGATCGATTCGGGCGAATCGCAACTGGTCGCGCTGCATCGCGAAGTGGCCGAGGAAACCGGCTGGACCCTGGGCAATGCTCGGCACCTGGGCACTTACCGGCGGTTCTGTTTCATGCCGGAATATGGTCTCTGGGCCGAAAAGCTGTGCCACGTCTGGTTGGCCCGGCCGATCCTGCGCCGCGGCCCGCCGATGGAACCGCATCACAGCGCCCACTGGGTCGCGCTGGGCGATGTCGCCGATCTGCTGGCAGACCCGGGGGCGCGGGCGCTTGTGTCGTGGTTGCTTGCCCGATGA
- a CDS encoding undecaprenyl-diphosphate phosphatase, whose protein sequence is MDHNTIVAALLGLLEGLTEFIPVSSTGHVLLAGHFLGFDSPGRAFEVLIQLGAILAILGLYAGRLWRICRDAPTDPRARWFIAAVLLAFLPAAVIGVLAHRLIKEVFFETPVLIASMLILGGVVLLFVDRMARQPRYFAAEDIPLSAAFRIGLIQCLAMIPGVSRSGATIVGALLLGADKRSAAEFSFFLSMPTMLGAFVYDLYKNRDILDAAATGNILVGFVCAFLAAVVVVRWLLGYVSAHGYALFAWWRIGLGAVVLLALQVIG, encoded by the coding sequence ATGGACCACAACACGATTGTCGCGGCCCTGCTGGGGCTGCTCGAAGGGCTGACCGAGTTCATCCCGGTGTCCTCGACCGGCCATGTGCTGCTGGCCGGACATTTCCTTGGCTTTGATTCGCCCGGCCGCGCCTTCGAGGTGCTGATCCAGCTGGGTGCCATCCTGGCGATCCTGGGACTTTATGCAGGGCGGCTGTGGCGGATATGTCGCGACGCGCCGACGGATCCGCGCGCACGGTGGTTCATCGCGGCGGTGCTGCTGGCCTTTCTGCCGGCGGCGGTCATCGGGGTGCTGGCGCATCGGCTGATCAAGGAGGTGTTCTTTGAAACGCCGGTGCTCATCGCCTCGATGCTGATCCTGGGCGGGGTGGTGCTGCTGTTCGTCGATCGCATGGCCCGCCAGCCGCGCTATTTCGCGGCCGAGGACATCCCGCTGTCGGCCGCCTTCAGGATCGGGCTGATCCAGTGCCTGGCGATGATCCCCGGCGTGTCGCGATCGGGGGCCACCATCGTGGGCGCGCTGCTGCTGGGGGCCGACAAGCGCTCGGCGGCCGAGTTCAGCTTTTTCCTGTCGATGCCGACGATGCTGGGCGCCTTTGTCTATGACCTCTACAAGAACCGCGACATCCTGGACGCTGCCGCGACCGGCAATATCTTGGTTGGCTTTGTCTGCGCCTTTCTGGCGGCGGTGGTCGTGGTGCGCTGGCTGCTGGGCTATGTTTCGGCCCATGGTTATGCGCTGTTTGCCTGGTGGCGGATCGGTCTGGGAGCCGTTGTCTTGCTGGCTTTGCAGGTTATTGGGTAA